A window of the Spirochaetae bacterium HGW-Spirochaetae-1 genome harbors these coding sequences:
- a CDS encoding cysteine methyltransferase, which produces MNIQDIKNMTASERIQTMEAIWDSLIYENKDIETPAWHEEIIENRKKRIKSGNAQFISLSDLKTKYNKSILKMSIF; this is translated from the coding sequence ATGAATATACAGGATATAAAAAATATGACTGCTTCCGAAAGAATTCAGACAATGGAAGCTATCTGGGACTCACTGATCTATGAAAACAAAGACATTGAAACACCCGCATGGCATGAAGAAATAATCGAAAACCGCAAGAAACGAATTAAGAGTGGAAATGCTCAATTCATTTCACTTTCTGACCTTAAAACGAAGTATAATAAATCAATATTAAAGATGTCTATATTTTAG
- a CDS encoding prevent-host-death protein, translating into MRVYTYSEARQKLASVLKQAEHTGKVLIRRKDGRTFALSPEKDVSSPLDVPTIKANISSQEIVDIIREGREK; encoded by the coding sequence ATGCGCGTTTATACATATTCTGAAGCACGACAAAAACTCGCCTCAGTTTTGAAGCAGGCGGAGCATACAGGTAAAGTCTTGATTCGAAGAAAAGACGGAAGGACCTTTGCCCTGAGTCCGGAGAAAGATGTATCTTCTCCGCTGGATGTCCCGACTATAAAAGCGAACATTTCATCGCAGGAAATTGTTGATATTATAAGAGAAGGCAGGGAGAAGTAA
- a CDS encoding protease HtpX — MLKRIGLFLLTNMLVVLTVSLILNIVLPMLGIRVQGAWGIAVFSGVFGMTGAFISLAMSRWMAKRAYNIQLVDGSTQDHRGREIYDMVVRLSRQAGLPAVPEVGIYKSAEPNAFATGPSKEKSLVAFSTGLLSSMEKIEVEAVAAHEVSHIANGDMVTMTLLTGVANALVMFLARIIAQLLDSFLRGDDGEGGLGFFGYIMTVMALETVLMLLASIPLAAFSRYREFRADAGAARITSPTAMASALQRLQKMAGVPQVKDSFAMAKISSTKRVSLFSTHPSLEDRIARLRSL, encoded by the coding sequence ATGCTCAAACGAATCGGCTTGTTTTTGCTCACCAATATGCTTGTAGTACTCACGGTGAGTCTTATATTGAATATCGTTCTGCCCATGCTGGGCATACGGGTACAGGGCGCCTGGGGGATTGCCGTTTTCAGCGGCGTTTTCGGTATGACCGGTGCCTTTATATCCCTGGCCATGAGCCGGTGGATGGCCAAGAGGGCCTATAATATTCAGCTTGTTGACGGCTCCACGCAGGATCATCGTGGACGTGAGATTTATGACATGGTGGTCCGCCTGTCGCGTCAGGCCGGTCTTCCTGCCGTTCCTGAGGTGGGGATATACAAGTCGGCAGAACCCAATGCCTTTGCCACGGGTCCCTCGAAAGAGAAATCTCTGGTGGCGTTTTCAACGGGACTGCTGTCTTCCATGGAAAAAATCGAGGTTGAAGCCGTGGCTGCCCATGAGGTGAGTCACATCGCAAACGGCGATATGGTGACCATGACGCTGCTGACAGGAGTGGCCAATGCCCTGGTTATGTTCCTGGCAAGAATCATTGCCCAGCTTCTTGACAGCTTTCTTCGCGGTGATGACGGCGAGGGCGGACTGGGATTTTTCGGCTATATCATGACGGTCATGGCCCTGGAGACCGTGCTCATGCTCCTGGCGTCCATTCCCCTGGCGGCTTTTTCGCGGTACCGTGAATTCCGGGCCGATGCAGGCGCGGCGCGCATCACATCACCGACGGCCATGGCTTCCGCACTACAGAGGCTTCAGAAAATGGCCGGTGTTCCCCAGGTAAAGGATTCCTTTGCCATGGCAAAGATCAGTTCTACGAAAAGGGTGTCACTGTTCTCAACGCACCCGTCCCTGGAAGACCGTATCGCCAGGCTCAGAAGTTTGTAG
- a CDS encoding VapC toxin family PIN domain ribonuclease, with product MNITIDTSALIAVIVGEPERDKIIELTAGNTLIGPGSIPWEIGNAFSAMFKQNRLTLKEAQKGVSIFNSIPLRYVEIDFFNVLKLSKTKNIYAYDAYILDCAIKYKSPLLTLDQKLKLAARKIKIETLEV from the coding sequence ATGAATATAACGATAGATACATCGGCCTTAATTGCGGTAATCGTGGGTGAGCCTGAGCGGGATAAAATTATTGAACTGACTGCAGGAAATACTCTGATTGGACCCGGCTCAATCCCCTGGGAGATCGGCAATGCTTTTTCAGCCATGTTCAAGCAAAACAGGCTCACGCTAAAAGAGGCTCAAAAAGGAGTATCAATATTCAACAGCATTCCACTCAGGTATGTTGAAATTGATTTTTTCAATGTCCTTAAATTATCAAAAACGAAAAATATATATGCATACGATGCCTACATTCTTGATTGTGCAATAAAATATAAATCTCCCCTGCTTACCCTGGATCAGAAATTGAAATTGGCTGCCCGAAAAATAAAGATTGAGACGCTGGAGGTTTAA